From Pantoea sp. Ep11b, the proteins below share one genomic window:
- the yjfF gene encoding galactofuranose ABC transporter, permease protein YjfF, with protein sequence MIKRHLPLMITLLVFVAGYLFCLSQFPGFASTRVICNILTDNAFLGIIAVGMTFVILSGGIDLSVGAVIAFTGVFLARAIGDFHLDPLLAFALILSMGALFGAMMGWLIDALKIPAFIITLAGMFFLRGCSYLVSENSIPIDHPFYTMLSGLAWKVPGGGRLSLLAVIMVVVVVGGIILAHRTRFGNRVYAIGGNLTSAQLMGVSTRATTIKIYMLSTTLATLAGIVFSIYTSAGYALAGLGVELDAIASVVIGGTLLSGGVGTVLGTLFGVLIQGLIQTWINFDGTLSSWWTKIAIGILLFAFIALQRLLTVIWDRQQNAPVKRLTS encoded by the coding sequence ATGATTAAACGTCATCTTCCGCTGATGATTACGCTACTGGTGTTTGTGGCGGGTTATCTGTTCTGTCTGAGCCAGTTCCCGGGCTTCGCCTCTACGCGGGTGATCTGCAATATTCTGACTGACAATGCTTTCCTCGGCATTATCGCTGTTGGCATGACCTTTGTGATTTTGTCCGGCGGGATCGATTTGTCGGTTGGTGCAGTGATCGCGTTTACCGGCGTGTTCCTGGCGCGGGCGATTGGCGATTTCCATCTCGATCCGCTGCTGGCGTTTGCGCTGATTCTGTCGATGGGGGCGCTGTTCGGGGCCATGATGGGCTGGCTGATTGATGCACTGAAGATCCCGGCCTTTATTATTACGCTGGCGGGGATGTTTTTCCTGCGCGGCTGCAGCTATCTGGTGTCGGAGAACTCGATTCCCATCGATCATCCGTTCTATACAATGCTTTCCGGGCTGGCGTGGAAAGTGCCGGGCGGTGGTCGCCTCAGCCTGCTGGCGGTGATTATGGTGGTGGTGGTCGTGGGCGGGATTATTCTGGCGCACCGTACCCGTTTTGGTAACCGGGTTTACGCCATCGGCGGCAATCTGACCTCGGCGCAGCTGATGGGGGTGTCGACCCGCGCCACCACCATTAAGATCTATATGCTCTCTACCACGCTGGCGACGCTGGCCGGAATTGTCTTTTCGATCTATACCTCGGCAGGTTATGCGCTGGCCGGGCTGGGTGTGGAGCTGGATGCGATTGCCTCGGTGGTGATCGGCGGTACGCTGCTGTCGGGCGGGGTCGGGACGGTGCTGGGGACGCTGTTTGGTGTGCTGATTCAGGGGCTGATTCAGACCTGGATCAATTTCGACGGCACGCTGAGCTCCTGGTGGACCAAGATCGCTATCGGGATTCTGCTGTTTGCGTTTATCGCCCTGCAGCGGTTACTGACGGTGATTTGGGATCGTCAGCAGAACGCGCCGGTTAAGCGACTCACTTCCTGA
- the ydgT gene encoding transcription modulator YdgT, which produces MTAHDYLLKFRKVNNSDSLEKLFDHLNYSLTNDMDIINMYRAADHRRAELASGGRLYDLGCVPKTVWRYVV; this is translated from the coding sequence ATGACTGCGCACGATTACCTGCTTAAATTTCGCAAAGTAAATAATTCAGACAGTCTGGAAAAACTTTTTGATCACCTGAACTACTCCCTGACGAATGATATGGACATCATTAATATGTACCGGGCTGCGGATCATCGACGCGCTGAACTTGCCTCAGGCGGACGGTTGTACGATCTGGGCTGTGTCCCAAAAACGGTGTGGCGCTACGTGGTGTGA
- the rsxB gene encoding electron transport complex subunit RsxB: MTAIWIAVAVLSALSLVFGALLGYASRRFEVEEDPIVEQIDAILPQSQCGQCGYPGCRPYADAVGNNGEAINKCAPGGEQTMLKLAALLNVEPQPIDGDEAAKEPVRTVAFIDEANCIGCTKCIQACPVDAIVGATRAMHTVLSDVCTGCDLCVAPCPTDCIEMRPVATTPANWKWDLNTIPVRVIPVETHA; this comes from the coding sequence ATGACCGCGATCTGGATTGCTGTTGCCGTATTAAGTGCGCTGAGCCTGGTGTTCGGTGCCCTGCTGGGTTACGCCTCACGCCGCTTCGAGGTGGAAGAAGATCCTATCGTCGAGCAGATTGATGCCATTCTGCCGCAAAGCCAGTGCGGCCAGTGCGGCTATCCGGGCTGCCGCCCCTATGCGGATGCCGTAGGCAACAACGGTGAGGCGATCAATAAATGCGCGCCAGGCGGAGAGCAGACCATGCTCAAGCTGGCTGCGCTGCTCAACGTTGAGCCGCAGCCGATTGACGGCGATGAGGCAGCGAAAGAGCCGGTACGCACCGTGGCCTTTATCGACGAAGCCAACTGTATCGGCTGCACCAAATGTATTCAGGCCTGCCCGGTGGATGCGATTGTCGGCGCTACCCGCGCCATGCACACCGTGCTGAGCGACGTCTGCACTGGCTGCGATCTCTGCGTTGCCCCCTGCCCGACCGACTGTATTGAAATGCGTCCGGTTGCCACCACGCCAGCCAACTGGAAGTGGGATTTGAATACCATTCCTGTACGGGTGATCCCGGTAGAAACTCATGCTTAA
- a CDS encoding DUF2569 domain-containing protein: MTEQVAAPRIGGLLLLPLAWLIMTLLTTVLVLAMYLTPLFNPEWRVALFSHGSTLLSYWAISLLTAVAVWAYSLWISWLFFKRSRRLPRHYLLWLLITVLLALKTFAFTPVADGRALQTLLLSLLAAAVFAPYFRRSVRVKATFIAP; encoded by the coding sequence ATGACTGAACAGGTTGCTGCGCCGCGTATTGGTGGCTTGCTTCTGCTGCCGCTGGCCTGGCTGATAATGACCCTGTTAACCACCGTTCTGGTGCTGGCGATGTATCTGACCCCCCTGTTTAACCCAGAATGGCGTGTGGCGCTCTTTTCCCACGGCAGCACGCTGCTCTCTTACTGGGCCATTTCTCTGCTCACCGCCGTCGCCGTCTGGGCGTACAGCCTCTGGATCAGCTGGCTGTTCTTCAAACGCTCGCGTCGTCTGCCGCGCCACTATCTGCTCTGGCTGCTGATTACCGTCCTGCTGGCGCTGAAAACCTTTGCCTTTACGCCGGTGGCCGATGGCCGCGCCCTCCAGACATTGCTGCTGTCACTGCTCGCCGCGGCGGTGTTTGCGCCCTATTTCAGGCGTTCTGTAAGGGTAAAAGCGACCTTTATTGCGCCCTAA
- the ytfT gene encoding galactofuranose ABC transporter, ATP-binding protein YtfT has translation MLESPMSSEKTPRRKLKFPSGMPQIAALLLVLLIDSLVASNFFAVHLQDGRLFGSPIDILNRAAPVALLAIGMTLVIATGGIDLSVGAVMAIAGATAATLTVAGHGVPFIILATLGTGLLCGLWNGVLVALLRIQPFVATLILMVAGRGIAQLITQGQIVTFDSDSLGWFGNGSLWMLPVPVWITLVVALAVWLLTRKTALGLFIEAVGINLRAARNAGVTGWLVVMSTYAISGVCAAVAGLIVAADIRGADANNAGLWLELDAILAVVIGGASLMGGRFNLVLSLIGALIIQSMNTGILLSGFPPELNQVVKAVVVMCVLLLQSPRFIAMLKRRRPT, from the coding sequence ATGCTTGAGTCGCCTATGTCATCTGAAAAAACGCCACGTCGTAAGCTGAAGTTCCCATCCGGGATGCCACAGATTGCTGCGCTGCTGCTGGTGCTGTTGATAGACAGTCTGGTCGCCAGTAACTTTTTTGCCGTGCATCTGCAGGATGGGCGTCTGTTCGGAAGCCCGATCGATATTCTTAACCGTGCGGCACCGGTGGCGCTGCTGGCGATTGGGATGACGCTGGTGATCGCCACGGGCGGTATCGATCTCTCCGTAGGTGCGGTGATGGCCATCGCAGGTGCCACCGCTGCCACGCTGACCGTGGCGGGTCACGGCGTGCCTTTTATTATCCTCGCCACGCTGGGCACCGGCCTGCTCTGTGGGTTGTGGAATGGGGTGCTGGTGGCGCTGCTGCGGATCCAGCCGTTTGTGGCCACGCTGATTCTGATGGTGGCCGGGCGGGGTATCGCGCAGCTGATCACGCAGGGACAGATTGTGACCTTCGACAGCGACAGTCTCGGCTGGTTTGGTAATGGCTCGCTGTGGATGTTGCCGGTGCCGGTCTGGATTACGCTGGTGGTGGCGCTGGCGGTCTGGCTGCTGACGCGCAAGACTGCGCTGGGGCTGTTTATCGAAGCGGTGGGGATTAACCTGCGTGCGGCCCGCAATGCGGGTGTGACCGGCTGGCTAGTGGTAATGTCTACCTATGCGATCAGCGGCGTCTGTGCTGCCGTTGCTGGTCTGATCGTTGCGGCGGATATTCGCGGTGCGGACGCCAATAACGCCGGTCTGTGGCTGGAGCTGGATGCGATTCTGGCCGTGGTGATTGGCGGTGCGTCGCTGATGGGCGGTCGTTTTAATCTGGTGCTGTCGCTGATTGGAGCACTGATTATCCAGTCGATGAATACCGGGATTTTGCTCTCCGGCTTCCCGCCGGAGCTGAATCAGGTGGTGAAAGCGGTGGTGGTGATGTGCGTGCTGTTACTGCAGTCACCGCGGTTTATTGCGATGCTGAAACGGAGACGTCCGACATGA
- the araA gene encoding L-arabinose isomerase, translating into MEQLNSYSVWFVIGTQHLYGAETLRQVEQNARQVVEGLNQTGLPLRLELKPLVKSPDEALALCRDASFDQQCVGIITWLHTFSPAKMWIGGLSVLNKPLLQFHTQFNSEIPWDSMDMDFMNLNQTAHGGREFGFIGARMGLQHSVITGHWQDSASQQRLGNWMRAALAKQESQQLKVARFGDNMREVAVTEGDKVAAQIQFGYAVNGWGVGDLVEVINGVSDGDVNALIDEYESLYRFTDVAASGGEKRQNVLDAARIELGLTRFLEAEGCHAFTTNFQTLHGMTQLPGLAVQRLMAKGYGFAGEGDWKTAALLRIFKVMAGDRKGGTSFMEDYTYHFSPGNDLVLGSHMLEVCPSIAIEEKPLIDVQFLGIGNKADPARMIFSTPAGRAINASVIDMGDRFRLLVNVVDAIEQPKPLPKLPVARALWKAQPSLATASEAWILGGGAHHTVFSQALTLEDMYLYGEMNDIEVLVIDEHTRLPAFKDALRWNEAYYRLKR; encoded by the coding sequence ATGGAACAGTTAAACAGCTACAGCGTGTGGTTCGTCATCGGCACACAGCACCTCTACGGCGCGGAAACCTTACGCCAGGTTGAACAAAATGCCCGTCAGGTCGTTGAAGGTCTTAATCAGACCGGCTTACCACTGCGCCTGGAGCTGAAACCGCTGGTGAAATCACCGGATGAAGCGCTGGCCCTGTGCCGCGACGCCAGTTTCGACCAGCAGTGCGTCGGTATTATTACCTGGCTGCACACCTTCTCGCCGGCCAAAATGTGGATCGGTGGCCTGAGCGTACTCAATAAGCCGCTGTTGCAGTTCCATACCCAGTTCAATTCGGAGATCCCGTGGGACAGCATGGACATGGACTTTATGAACCTGAACCAGACGGCGCACGGCGGCCGCGAGTTCGGCTTCATTGGCGCGCGTATGGGCCTGCAACACAGCGTGATCACAGGTCACTGGCAGGACAGCGCCAGTCAGCAGCGTCTGGGGAACTGGATGCGTGCAGCTCTGGCGAAACAGGAGAGCCAGCAGCTGAAAGTGGCCCGTTTTGGCGACAACATGCGTGAAGTGGCCGTCACCGAAGGCGATAAAGTAGCCGCACAGATCCAGTTTGGTTATGCGGTGAATGGCTGGGGCGTCGGCGATCTGGTTGAGGTCATCAACGGCGTCAGCGATGGCGACGTCAATGCGCTGATCGACGAATATGAGAGCCTCTATCGCTTTACCGATGTCGCTGCGTCGGGCGGTGAAAAGCGTCAGAACGTGCTGGATGCGGCGCGTATTGAACTCGGTCTGACTCGTTTTCTGGAAGCGGAAGGCTGCCACGCCTTTACCACCAACTTCCAGACGCTGCACGGCATGACGCAGCTGCCTGGACTGGCGGTTCAGCGGCTGATGGCGAAGGGGTACGGGTTTGCCGGCGAAGGTGACTGGAAAACCGCTGCCCTGCTGCGCATTTTCAAAGTTATGGCTGGCGATCGTAAAGGCGGTACCTCCTTCATGGAGGATTACACCTATCACTTCTCACCTGGCAACGATCTGGTGCTCGGTTCGCACATGCTGGAAGTCTGCCCGTCGATTGCCATCGAAGAGAAGCCCTTAATTGATGTTCAGTTCCTCGGCATCGGCAATAAAGCCGATCCGGCGCGCATGATTTTCTCGACCCCGGCTGGCCGGGCAATCAACGCCAGCGTGATCGACATGGGCGATCGTTTCCGTCTGCTGGTAAACGTGGTCGATGCGATCGAACAGCCGAAACCGCTGCCGAAGCTGCCGGTTGCGCGTGCGCTGTGGAAAGCCCAGCCGTCACTGGCGACCGCCTCCGAAGCGTGGATTCTGGGCGGTGGCGCGCACCATACGGTGTTCAGCCAGGCGCTGACGCTGGAGGATATGTATCTGTATGGTGAGATGAACGACATCGAAGTGCTGGTAATTGATGAGCACACCCGGTTGCCAGCCTTTAAAGATGCGCTGCGCTGGAATGAGGCCTACTACCGTCTGAAACGTTAA
- the rsxA gene encoding electron transport complex subunit RsxA — translation MTDYLLLFIGTVLVNNFVLVKFLGLCPFMGVSKKLETAIGMGLATTFVITLASICAWLVNHLILLPLDLVYLRTMAYILVIAVVVQFTEMVVRKTSPSLYRLLGIFLPLITTNCAVLGVPLLSVNLNHTFLQAALYGFSASIGFSLVMVLFAGMRERLVLANVPAPFKGNSIALITAGLMALAFMGFSGLVKF, via the coding sequence ATGACCGATTATCTGCTTCTCTTTATAGGCACTGTGCTGGTGAATAACTTCGTATTAGTGAAGTTTCTCGGCCTGTGTCCTTTTATGGGCGTTTCCAAAAAACTGGAAACGGCGATTGGCATGGGCCTCGCCACGACATTTGTGATTACGCTGGCCTCCATCTGTGCCTGGCTGGTCAATCATCTGATCCTGCTGCCACTGGACCTGGTCTATCTGCGCACCATGGCCTATATCCTGGTCATCGCCGTCGTCGTGCAGTTTACTGAGATGGTGGTGCGTAAAACCAGCCCGTCGCTCTATCGCCTGCTGGGTATCTTTCTGCCGCTGATCACCACCAACTGTGCGGTGCTGGGCGTGCCCCTGCTGAGCGTTAACCTGAACCACACGTTCCTCCAGGCGGCCCTCTATGGTTTTAGTGCCTCCATTGGCTTTTCGCTGGTGATGGTGCTGTTCGCCGGTATGCGCGAGCGTCTGGTACTGGCCAATGTGCCCGCGCCGTTTAAAGGCAACTCCATCGCCCTGATTACTGCTGGTCTGATGGCGCTGGCGTTTATGGGCTTCAGCGGGCTGGTGAAATTCTGA
- the ytfQ gene encoding galactofuranose ABC transporter, galactofuranose-binding protein YtfQ translates to MWKRLLLTTLVSAALTGPVLAADMTVGFSQVGSESGWRSAETNVAKSEAKKRGITLKIADGQQKQENQIKAVRSFIAQGVDAIFIAPVVQTGWEPVLEEAKDAKIPVYLLDRAIVVKDKSLYQAVVTADNVLEGKLIGDWLVKTVGDKQCNVVELQGTVGASVAIDRKKGFAEAISNHPNIKVIRSQSGDFTRSKGKEVMESFIKAENNGKNICMVYAHNDDMAIGAIQAIKEAGLKPGKDILTGSIDGVPDIYKAMLAGEANANVELTPNMAGPAFDALEKFKKDGTLPPKVIKTESKLFLPADAQKELETKKGMGY, encoded by the coding sequence ATGTGGAAACGTTTACTTCTGACCACGCTGGTCAGCGCTGCGTTAACCGGCCCGGTGCTCGCTGCAGATATGACGGTGGGCTTCTCGCAGGTGGGTTCTGAATCTGGCTGGCGCTCGGCGGAAACCAACGTCGCGAAAAGCGAAGCCAAAAAACGGGGCATTACCCTGAAAATCGCCGATGGTCAGCAGAAACAGGAGAACCAGATCAAGGCTGTCCGCTCCTTTATCGCCCAGGGCGTGGATGCCATTTTTATCGCTCCGGTGGTGCAGACCGGCTGGGAACCAGTTCTGGAAGAAGCTAAAGATGCCAAAATCCCGGTCTACCTGCTGGACCGCGCGATTGTAGTGAAAGACAAATCGCTCTACCAGGCGGTGGTCACGGCGGACAACGTCCTGGAAGGCAAGCTGATCGGCGACTGGCTGGTCAAAACGGTGGGCGACAAGCAGTGTAACGTGGTGGAACTGCAGGGCACCGTGGGTGCCAGCGTAGCCATCGATCGTAAGAAGGGCTTTGCGGAAGCCATCAGCAACCACCCGAATATCAAAGTGATCCGTTCGCAGTCGGGTGACTTTACCCGCAGTAAGGGTAAAGAGGTGATGGAGAGCTTTATCAAGGCCGAGAACAACGGCAAAAACATCTGCATGGTTTACGCGCACAACGATGATATGGCGATCGGTGCCATTCAGGCGATTAAAGAAGCGGGCCTGAAACCAGGCAAGGATATTCTGACCGGCTCAATTGATGGGGTGCCGGATATCTATAAAGCGATGCTGGCCGGTGAGGCTAACGCCAACGTGGAGCTGACGCCGAATATGGCAGGTCCAGCATTTGATGCGCTGGAGAAGTTTAAGAAGGATGGCACGCTGCCGCCTAAAGTGATCAAGACCGAATCGAAGCTGTTCCTGCCTGCTGACGCGCAGAAGGAGCTGGAAACCAAAAAAGGCATGGGTTACTGA
- the rsxC gene encoding electron transport complex subunit RsxC: MLNLFNFLKKEKVWDFEGGIHPPEMKTQSNGTPLSELPLPHRFIIPLKQHIGHEGEICVAPGDRVLRGQPLTFGTGRMLPVHAPTSGVIEAIGQHMTAHPSGLSELCVFLTPDGEDRWMPLDPLPDYRQHPRADIVQRIHDAGVAGLGGAGFPTATKLKGGLRGVNTLIINAAECEPYITADDRLMQDYAAEVLEGSRILAWVLQAERVLIGIEDNKPEAIAALKQALGSDRDLQIRVIPTKYPSGGAKQLTRILTGKEVPHGGRSTDIGVLMQNVGTAWAVKRAIVNGEPITERVVTLTGEAIAQPRNVWSRLGTPISHLLHHVGFTPAPRQMVIMGGPLMGFTLPSLDVPVVKITNCILAPSATEMGNNDEEQSCIRCSACADACPAKLLPQQLYWYSQGGDHDKARAHHIDDCIECGACAYVCPSNIPLVQYYRQEKAELRAIDLEAKRTLEAKARFEARQARLEREKQAREARHEEAKQRVARADNGELAAAKARVKARQVTEPDEATLEAQREARHAQARLRQAEAQAETQPVTRQSVDPRKAAVEAAIARAKAKKTAEKPAEAVPDAATAPDTAADPRKAAVEAAIARAKAKKAAQAEGAEATPAADSTAAPEAAADPRKAAVEAAIARAKAKKAAQAEGAEAAPAADSTAAPEAAADPRKAAVEAAIARAKAKKAAQAEGAEATPAADSTAAPEAAADPRKAAVEAAIARARAKKAAQAEGAEAAPAADSTAAPDDAADPRKAAVEAAIARARAKKAAQAEGADAAPAVDSTSAPDAAPDPRKAAIEAAIARARAKKAAQAESDADAASRDAAALATAAHFAVENAEQAQEQANNANAEPEQAPELNQPDDARKAAIAAAIARAKARKAQSSTTLED; this comes from the coding sequence ATGCTTAATCTGTTTAACTTCCTGAAAAAAGAGAAGGTCTGGGATTTTGAGGGCGGCATTCATCCGCCCGAAATGAAAACCCAGTCTAACGGAACGCCGCTCAGCGAACTGCCTCTGCCGCACCGTTTTATTATTCCACTTAAACAGCATATCGGACACGAAGGCGAGATCTGTGTGGCTCCCGGCGACAGGGTGCTGCGCGGCCAGCCGCTGACCTTTGGCACAGGCCGTATGCTGCCCGTCCATGCGCCCACGTCCGGCGTCATTGAGGCGATCGGTCAGCATATGACCGCTCATCCCTCAGGTCTGTCAGAACTCTGCGTTTTCCTGACGCCCGATGGCGAGGATCGCTGGATGCCGCTCGATCCCCTGCCTGATTACCGGCAGCATCCGCGCGCCGACATCGTGCAGCGTATTCACGATGCGGGCGTGGCGGGCCTGGGCGGTGCGGGCTTCCCGACTGCCACTAAGCTGAAAGGCGGCCTGCGCGGCGTTAACACACTGATTATCAACGCAGCGGAGTGCGAACCCTATATCACCGCTGACGATCGCCTGATGCAGGATTACGCGGCTGAGGTGCTGGAGGGCAGCCGCATTCTTGCCTGGGTCCTGCAGGCTGAGCGGGTGTTAATCGGCATTGAGGATAATAAACCGGAAGCGATCGCCGCGCTGAAGCAGGCGCTGGGCAGCGATCGCGACCTGCAGATTCGGGTCATTCCGACCAAATATCCCTCCGGTGGTGCCAAACAGCTGACCCGCATCCTGACCGGCAAAGAAGTGCCGCACGGCGGGCGCTCGACCGATATCGGCGTGCTGATGCAGAACGTCGGCACGGCCTGGGCCGTCAAGCGCGCGATCGTCAACGGCGAACCCATCACCGAACGCGTGGTGACGCTGACCGGCGAGGCGATCGCCCAGCCGCGGAACGTCTGGAGCCGACTGGGCACACCGATCAGTCATCTGCTGCACCATGTCGGTTTTACCCCGGCACCCCGTCAGATGGTGATCATGGGCGGCCCGCTGATGGGCTTTACCCTGCCGTCGCTGGATGTGCCGGTGGTGAAGATCACCAACTGTATCCTTGCCCCATCCGCCACGGAGATGGGGAACAACGACGAAGAGCAGTCCTGCATCCGCTGTTCGGCCTGTGCGGACGCCTGCCCGGCCAAACTGCTGCCACAGCAGCTCTACTGGTACAGCCAGGGCGGCGATCACGATAAAGCCCGTGCGCACCATATCGATGACTGCATCGAATGTGGTGCCTGCGCCTATGTCTGCCCGAGTAACATTCCGCTGGTACAGTATTACCGTCAGGAAAAGGCCGAACTGCGCGCCATCGACCTGGAAGCGAAACGTACGCTGGAAGCGAAAGCACGCTTTGAAGCCCGTCAGGCACGACTGGAGCGCGAAAAACAGGCGCGCGAAGCGCGTCATGAAGAGGCGAAACAGCGGGTTGCCCGTGCCGACAACGGTGAACTGGCTGCTGCAAAAGCGCGGGTGAAAGCCCGTCAGGTGACCGAGCCGGATGAAGCCACGCTGGAAGCGCAGCGCGAGGCTCGTCATGCCCAGGCGCGTCTGCGTCAGGCAGAGGCGCAGGCTGAAACCCAGCCGGTGACCCGTCAGTCGGTCGATCCGCGTAAGGCCGCCGTTGAAGCCGCTATTGCCCGCGCAAAAGCGAAAAAAACGGCAGAGAAGCCGGCAGAAGCCGTGCCGGATGCGGCGACAGCACCGGATACCGCTGCCGATCCGCGTAAAGCCGCCGTCGAAGCCGCCATCGCCCGCGCGAAAGCGAAGAAGGCTGCGCAGGCGGAAGGCGCTGAGGCTACACCAGCCGCTGACAGCACTGCTGCACCGGAAGCCGCTGCCGATCCGCGTAAGGCCGCCGTCGAAGCCGCCATCGCCCGCGCGAAAGCGAAGAAGGCTGCGCAGGCCGAGGGCGCTGAGGCGGCTCCGGCCGCTGACAGCACTGCTGCACCGGAAGCCGCTGCCGATCCGCGTAAAGCCGCCGTCGAAGCCGCCATCGCCCGCGCGAAAGCGAAGAAGGCTGCGCAGGCCGAGGGCGCTGAGGCTACACCAGCCGCTGACAGCACTGCTGCACCGGAAGCCGCTGCCGATCCGCGTAAGGCCGCCGTCGAAGCCGCTATCGCCCGCGCCAGAGCGAAGAAGGCTGCGCAGGCGGAAGGCGCTGAGGCGGCTCCGGCCGCTGACAGCACTGCTGCACCGGATGACGCTGCCGATCCGCGTAAGGCCGCCGTCGAAGCCGCTATCGCCCGCGCCAGAGCGAAGAAAGCTGCGCAGGCGGAAGGCGCTGATGCCGCACCAGCCGTTGACAGCACTTCCGCACCGGATGCCGCTCCCGACCCGCGTAAGGCCGCCATTGAAGCCGCTATCGCCCGTGCCAGAGCGAAAAAGGCTGCGCAGGCGGAAAGTGACGCGGATGCCGCCTCACGCGATGCCGCAGCCCTGGCGACCGCCGCGCATTTTGCGGTGGAAAACGCAGAACAGGCTCAGGAGCAGGCCAACAACGCGAATGCTGAACCGGAACAGGCACCTGAACTGAATCAACCCGACGATGCGCGTAAAGCTGCAATTGCTGCCGCCATCGCCCGTGCCAAAGCGCGTAAAGCGCAGTCGTCTACGACGCTTGAGGATTAA
- a CDS encoding sugar ABC transporter ATP-binding protein: MTTQSETPLLSIHGISKGFPGVKALNNVSFDIRKGEIMALLGENGAGKSTLIKVLTGVYSRDAGTITLNGKPITPHNTAQAQEMGIGTVYQEVNMLPNMSVADNLYIGREPRRFGLIDRRRMVRDADALMRNYGFSLDVTRPLGHYSVAMQQIIAICRAVDLSAQVLILDEPTASLDASEVEMLFTLMAQLKARGMSLIFVTHFLDQVYRITDRITVLRNGQYIATHDTATLPQIELIKLMLGRELLETALQRQGSTLRSNQPVVSFEDYGRKGTIEPFNLAVRPGEVVGLAGLLGSGRTETAEVLFGIRRADRGTAKIKGKVQRITNPAKASQLGMGFCPEDRKTDGIIGAASVRENIILALQAQRGWLRPIKRREQQAIADRFIKSLGIRTPHAEQPVELLSGGNQQKVLLSRWLVTKPQFLILDEPTRGIDVGAHAEIIRLIESLCADGLALLVISSELEELVGYADRVLIMRDLKQVAEIPLEQLSVASIVNAIADGGVQHA; the protein is encoded by the coding sequence ATGACCACGCAAAGTGAAACACCGCTGTTATCCATCCACGGCATCAGCAAAGGTTTTCCCGGCGTTAAGGCCCTGAATAATGTCTCCTTTGATATTCGCAAAGGGGAGATTATGGCGCTGCTGGGTGAAAACGGTGCCGGCAAATCCACCCTGATTAAAGTGCTGACCGGCGTTTACAGCCGCGATGCCGGCACCATCACCCTGAACGGTAAGCCAATCACACCGCATAATACGGCGCAGGCGCAGGAGATGGGCATCGGCACCGTCTATCAGGAAGTGAATATGCTGCCGAACATGTCGGTGGCGGATAACCTTTACATTGGCCGTGAGCCGCGTCGCTTTGGCCTGATTGACCGGCGCAGAATGGTGCGGGATGCCGATGCCCTGATGCGGAATTATGGCTTTTCCCTCGATGTGACCCGTCCGCTGGGCCACTACTCGGTGGCAATGCAGCAGATTATTGCCATCTGCCGTGCGGTGGATCTGTCGGCGCAGGTGTTGATTCTTGATGAGCCGACCGCCAGCCTCGATGCCAGCGAAGTAGAGATGCTGTTTACCCTGATGGCGCAGTTAAAAGCCCGCGGGATGAGCCTGATTTTTGTGACCCACTTTCTTGACCAGGTGTACAGGATTACCGATCGGATTACCGTGCTTCGTAACGGGCAGTATATCGCCACCCACGACACCGCCACGCTGCCGCAGATCGAGCTGATTAAGCTGATGCTGGGGCGTGAACTGCTGGAGACGGCGCTGCAGCGGCAGGGCAGCACCCTGCGCAGCAATCAGCCGGTGGTGTCGTTTGAAGATTATGGCCGGAAAGGCACCATCGAGCCGTTTAATCTGGCGGTGCGTCCCGGCGAAGTTGTGGGTCTGGCGGGACTGCTGGGGTCGGGCCGTACCGAAACCGCTGAGGTGCTGTTTGGTATTCGTCGGGCCGATCGCGGAACCGCGAAGATCAAGGGCAAAGTGCAGCGCATCACCAACCCGGCGAAAGCCTCGCAGCTGGGAATGGGCTTTTGTCCGGAAGATCGCAAGACTGACGGGATTATTGGCGCGGCGTCGGTTCGGGAAAATATCATTCTCGCACTGCAGGCGCAGCGTGGCTGGTTACGGCCGATTAAGCGGCGCGAGCAGCAGGCGATTGCCGACCGTTTTATCAAGAGTCTGGGCATTCGTACACCGCACGCTGAGCAGCCGGTGGAGCTGTTATCGGGCGGCAATCAGCAGAAGGTGTTGCTGTCGCGCTGGCTGGTCACAAAACCGCAGTTTCTGATCCTCGACGAACCTACGCGCGGCATTGATGTGGGCGCGCACGCCGAGATTATTCGTCTGATTGAATCCCTGTGCGCCGATGGTCTGGCGCTGCTGGTGATCTCCTCTGAACTCGAAGAGCTGGTGGGTTATGCCGATCGGGTGTTGATCATGCGCGATCTGAAGCAGGTGGCAGAGATTCCACTGGAGCAGCTTTCGGTGGCGTCGATCGTCAATGCTATCGCGGACGGAGGGGTACAACATGCTTGA